A stretch of the Takifugu flavidus isolate HTHZ2018 chromosome 1, ASM371156v2, whole genome shotgun sequence genome encodes the following:
- the fads6 gene encoding fatty acid desaturase 6, with protein MGAGMDMEDKPEGGTVRSRRRSGNKEETGGGRQRSQGGEEVEKESMMMELTRLVQKTVKESSWWERRGIDCSILAAAFLCLPPAFLLLASSHLFCFLLGVMMMGVAHAVITTKGTHLASHGALSESQVWGKFWAVFFIEICGSFSSNVGIQAHIKIHHAHTNVIGLGDSSMWKVPFLPRFIYLFLAPLAVPVITPLVALTYLRGQPAVCVLRTILMVSLGLYSQYWLLIHVSGFQSPFTALLCMLVCRAMFSVPYIHVNIFQHIGLDMFSPTHRPKRIYQMSHGVLNLPRNLLLDWMFGHSLINCHVEHHLFPQLSDHMCLKVKPIVSRFLSEKQLPYLEDSYLSRLQTFFHRYQELMVLAPPITELVGVQ; from the exons ATGGGTGCAGGCATGGACATGGAGGATAAACCCGAGGGGGGGACggtgaggagcagaaggaggtcAGGAAACAAGGAAGAGACCGGCGGGGGCCGCCAGAGGagccagggaggagaggaggtggagaaggagtcCATGATGATGGAGCTGACGAGGCTGGTGCAGAAGACGGTCAAGGAGAGCAGCTggtgggagaggaggggcaTCGACTGCAGCATCCTGGCAGCAGCGTTCCTCTGTCTGCCTCCGG ccttcctcctgctggcctcctctcacctcttctGCTTCTTGCTCGgcgtgatgatgatgggggtcGCGCACGCCGTCATCACCACCAAAGGGACCCACCTGGCGAGCCACGGCGCGCTGAGCGAATCTCAGGTCTGGGGGAAGTTCTGGGCCGTGTTCTTCATCGAG ATATGCGGCTCTTTTTCGTCTAACGTCGGCATCCAGGCACACATCAAGATACACCACGCCCACACGAACGTGATCGGACTGGGAGACTCCAGCATGTGGAAGGTCCCCTTCCTTCCCCGCTTCATCTACCTGTTCTTGGCCCCTCTTGCTGTGCCCGTCATCACCCCGCTCGTCGCTCTCA CTTACCTCAGAGGACAGCCGGCAGTTTGTGTGCTCAGGACCATCCTGATGGTGTCGCTGGGCCTGTACTCGCAGTACTGGCTGCTGATCCACGTCTCCGGCTTCCAGTCACCCTTCACTGCTCTACTCTGCATGCTGGTCTGCAGAGCCATGTTCTCAGTGCCCTACATACACGTCAACATTTTCCAG CATATCGGCCTCGACATGTTCTCCCCGACCCACCGACCCAAAAGGATCTACCAGATGAGCCACGGCGTCCTGAACCTGCCCCGGAACCTCCTGCTGGACTGGATGTTTGGACACTCACTCATCAACTGCCACGTGGAGCACCACCTCTTCCCCCAGCTGTCTGATCACATGTGCTTAAAG GTGAAGCCAATCGTCTCAAGGTTTTTGAGTGAGAAGCAGCTCCCATACCTGGAGGACAGCTACCTCTCACGCCTTCAAACCTTCTTCCACAGATACCAGGAGCTGATGGTGCTGGCTCCGCCCATCACCGAGCTGGTCGGCGTGCAGTGA